The following DNA comes from Schistocerca piceifrons isolate TAMUIC-IGC-003096 chromosome 3, iqSchPice1.1, whole genome shotgun sequence.
TTTGCTGTTCAGGGTCCAGTGCTGTACGATCCAGCGGGTTGCACAATGTTTGGGTTtacagggaggtcgctttgagcatctgttgttctgattaGAACGTATTCTGctgtgaaggtcatgcggtcattaaaaGGGACATTTTtactgtcactggttgctaatgtgtgaGATCTTagtgctcatattacatgtagtctAAATGTCATgtgctgtgctatcatctttagcatctcgaaattgatattgtttttgtagtttatTCTGTCCTCTGACAGGTCATTTTTCTCAATTGTCTATTTCTCATTTGTCTAACcacatatttgttatgttcagcattacaaaaaacataaaaaacagcaACTGCTCCCCTTTATATATTGTATACAAATTTATATACTATGTATACTGGAAACATATTGAACTTATGTCTGTcagaatgtttattagagcattgtGTAAATATCTgatataaatcagtcaagaactttttgcAGTCTTTGCTAACAACCTTTCCTTGTTAtatgatgtatgtattacatatattaaaaGTATATAGTCTGTGTCTGttcaaattattattagtgtcatGTAAAAATTTGAGCTAAATTGGTCAGTAACTTAtccagatttttggtaacaacattaagtGATGACTTGCATTTGtatagtattattgttattattatatgtatttacatatataatatatattaaaaagtatgtgACCCATGCCCATCCATACTTCTATTAGACTGaattaaattggtcaagaacttttagagatttttagtCAAGAAATTAAACACCAACTTGTCTTTATACTGTAGTATAGATTATGGATGCTACATGTACTTTACGAAAATTTTGTTGCAagaacagttttatttttaatctcttcagtgtgttttctcaatgatattttagttgtgtttcatatttttaaaaGATGAAGGTAGAGTGGTGCAACATGAAATAAAGTACAGTATTTAAAATTATGAGTAGGCATAAAATGCTGTGCATAATCATCCTATCATTACAATGATTAAGTTTGTGGTTAATAGATTCACATTTACCCATAAGCTGTGTAACAATAAAATACCACGAACTACAATGAGCTTCACTGTGCTGCTATTTCCAGATACTGTTCATGTGGTAAAGGTAGTTGCactctggcagaaattttcagagACAACATTGGCTTTGTATGCATGTGTTCACTCTTTGCCTGAAAGAAAGCCATTTTGTACCTATTGTACGTGCCTCTAAGCTCAATACCTCTTGCATCTCGGAATTCTATCTGACCTGATTTTTATTTGATCttgttgattacatattatacaaaTAATGTACTAGTAATACAGGACATGTGAAGATGggtgttttatacagggtgtttcataatttATGTAACATACTTCTAGCGGTTGTCGAATGGGAGATAGAAGATAAAGTTTTATGTAGGAACTCATAtctggaaatgtcatccaacgatactaccacctctgaaagttgcctatcctacagtcttagcaacaacagtaccagtacagggACACGtacctcaaattgacacatttatccttctccatcatccttgaaagtttgtaacatcatcacagaatcacactTTATGTACATACATTTAGAGGCACCAGCGCATATAACTTTGCCGAACTGAAGCGTTGTTGGACGACATTTCCAGAAATGGGTTCCTAAGTAAAATGTGATCTATTACACCTCCTCCACAacctctagaaatgtgtaacatgaactgtgaaacaccctgtatattgtgtgtGTGATAAAAAGCAGTTGGTTGCATATAATAACACAATCTGCAATTTACTGGTGTACATTTAAATGAATGCTTGAAATAGTAGAATAATTGAAAATACACATTTGTATCCTACtgacataaataaatttaaattttatcattATAACTGAAATtgaaatacaaaattttgtcataATGGCATAAGTAAAACTATCACATTTGTCCTTTTAAGTGTGTGTTTTACCTAAGTGGTTTCCTCCGTTTTAATACTAAAGGATGCATAATAACATGaaaaattcattcattttataaGAAATTTGACTATGATGAATGATTTTATTTCCTTTGGAATATATGCAcattattaatttccttttttatattggcAAATAGCTTATTGTATTGTTTTATACCTGACTCACTAGCTCCTTCGTGGACTACCATGAGAGCTGCAGAGCCTTGTTGGTAATTTTTCACCTATCCTGTGTCACGATTGTGAATGTCACAATTTGTTTGAAATAATTCCCTGCTGTTGGCTACATCAGCGATCTGTACGCAAGTGCGATCATATTCCATCCTACATGGAGCAGAAACAGTGTATTATTAGGAGTGCCTACAGTTCGGTTTTTGTATCCAGTCAAGATCCACCTGCTAGTCCTAATCTGGTGCCAGTCTCACACTTTTGAGTAATATTCTAAAATGGGTCAgacaagtgttttgtatgcagtctcctttgcagactgatttcattttcctagtattctaccaatatagtagtagtagtagtagctttaatcATCcacagatctctttttacaagaatgtagaacatgtcaaagtatttacatgtctagaccaatttaaaataagctaattcatacacacatacatttacagacctctagttagagacaatcattaatttactcctggtatactttTTCcccaaataacttattaaataatgtaatgccacactgttcactcatatctcactatcattcgctgcacacacactatacacacattgtttcataacacttcactcactacacacacacacacacacacacacacacacacactcacacacacactggtgatctctgggccattttctataccacaacttcccatttgctatcctgaaaaactgagtcagcatctctctataatgagtgagatgttgaactcagggataggaagaggtgttagtattgtacaATGCATAggttgggggtaagtttttctagaaaaggaaaaaagaagggggaaaaacagtgtgaaggtgttatgtggaattttggatgttttataatcattattattatttatttgtataacattttttttaccaacccctactgttttatctaagtaatccttcaatgtataaaatgtattgcataacaggtatttttagctacctttttaaataagtgtatttttacaatttctttaatcgcctttggtaatttattgtacacttttattccttggtaaaaaacgctgttttatgtttttttcttggcaaatataagttgagtctagctcttgttccatggtcatggacagaactgtttgtacagtaattaccaatgttattttttatgtttacaATTGACTGGTAAATGTCttcacacagagcagttaaaaccccagttttttgaacagatctttacaatgagctcaaatACCATTTTTGATTGATTCTTAtggttcttttctggagtttgaaaactgtgttcatattttgtgcatttgttcccccaaaaagaatgtcatagctaaaaactgagtgtacatatgaatagtatgtaactaaaagatactgaatgttacacactgatgataggattctaagggcataacatgctgatgacattctgtttgcaaataCCTTTGtgcgttcacaccacttcaactgagaataaatattcattcctagaaattttgcatttgttacacagtctgtataggtgccatctacatttaatttaacattgtcattttccctcttcaaactgaaattcatggcattagttttctttatgttcaatgtcactttattgcttattgaccaatcgtaaacttccttgagagcttcatttgctttctctgcaatgaACTGCAGTCTGCCACCTACCTGATTTATGAcaaactatgtgatcattccattatcCCATCAAACTGTTACACCCTCATATTTGCATGAACTGAATCAGTctgctgtgactcattgatattgtagtcaataGGGTACTATGTTCTTTCATTTTGTAAAATCCTCAACAAGAATTTTGGTGCATACTGTGTACATCCGTAAACTGTACCTCAACTGTGAAATACTTAGGGGGAGAAGTTGGCTGGGGGCCACCTTTGGTCTCTTCCCAGAGTTCCTGGAACTGGCACGGACAGTACCAGTCTACAAAAAAGGTGACCTATCTGACGTGTCCAGTTTTAGACCAATTTCAATAATCCCAGTTTTGGCTAAAAGTTATGGAGTCTGTGATAACCAGATACAAAGTTACTTTGAAGACAATAAACTCTTCCAGGACACAGTATGGCTTTCACAAAGGAAAGTCGGTGGTTACAAAAGCACAGGACTTAATTATAAAGAAAAGACATGGGTTTCAGGACAGAGAAAGTGTGATACATACACTCTGTGATCTCAGCAAGGCATTTGGCTGCATCTCACACAAGATACTCCTTGGTAAGCTAAAATTTTATGGTATTGGAGGTGTTGTTCCGGCAGCTCTTCAATCGTATCTTCAGACTCAAAAGCAAGTAGTGTCAGCCTCTGGAGCAATCTTCCATAAACAAACACTGGAACATGGTGTACCACAGGGATCTATCATAAGACCTTttatgttccttatttatgtcaatgatgtAGGTTTTAACAACCCCATGTTAAAGTTTGGTGATGACATCATCCTTTCTCCAAAGGGAAAACTGTGGTACAAGCAACAGATGTATTCTCTGAAAACATCACAGTTGGTCataaaaaataaaacctaaattaacaaataaaacaacctgtagtgtgtgtgtgtggggtgtggtGTGTATGtggggtgtggtgtgtgtgtggggtgtgtgggggtgtgtggtgtgtgggtgtgtgtggtgtgtgtggtgtgtgggtgtgtgagtgtgtgggtgtgtgcgcgcgcgctccaAGCTCCCATGTGTAATACACCTTCTGAGGAGATTAGAAGGTGTATTAATTGACCAATACCTTATAACAATGTAGTATGCACTATTTCATAGCTACATTAATTTCAGCCTGCTCTTATGGGGGACACTTCAGGTTGCAAGTATGTGTTAATGCTAAAACAAAACAGACACTTTCAGAATCATCACTCCTAGAAAAAGGTTGGAGCACTACAAGCCCATATTCACTTGGTTAGGAGTAATTAGTTTTCAACCAATATGTATTTGTATGCCTCATTAATGTCAAAGACAAATAGGAGGCTTTCAGTATGAGGCAGGAAATACAGAAGGGACAAGAGGAACATTGAAGTATCAGCAGTCAACAGTCCGGAATGTTCAACAGACTGCCTTGAGAAGTATGTTGTCAGCTGCCAGGATTATTCAAAAGGAAAATTACAAAGGACTTGAAATTGTACCCTTTATACTCTATTGGAAAATTTTTCAACAGTGATTGGACAACACAACATtgttttcatttgttacatttgtCCCTATTGTATACAGTTTTTTTATATGTTATATGAAAAACTGTAAACAGGCCACGTGTGTATGTAATTTTGACACACTCCATTCAGTTGCGACTGATAAATGATGCACATTTAGTATACTGTGTACATTAAGTGGCAATGAAAGCAGACTGGGAACACATGATACAAAAATATACTTCTTTAGAGAGACCTtctctaaattttttatttatttatttttttatgtacacaagaaaaagtttAATTGTAAATATGATGAGGCTGCACTTTAGCAGTTTTCCTGAAAATCACATTTTGTTGGccacacacaacatcctttatttgTTACAACACTCCTCTATTACGTCTCTGACATCATAGTAGGCCAATTCCTTAGCTTTGTAAAATTAATTCTTTaccagttagatgacgatcagtttgcccggaaaggtaaaggcaattctgatattgtgtttgataatggaaacaaggctaatgaaaaatcaagacatgttaataagatttgtcaacctggaaaaagcgtttgacaatgtaaaatgaagcaagataaattttgagaaaactaggggtaagctacagggataaacaggcaatatacaatatgtacaagagccaagagaaaatAATAAGAATGGATGACCAGGAATgaggtgctcagattaaaaaggttgtaagacagggatgtactctttcgcccctactgttcaaactgtacatcgaagaagcaatgatggaaagaaaagaaaggttcaggagtgggattaaaattcaaggtgaaaggatattagtgttacgatttactgatgacattgctatcctgagtgaatgtgaagaagaattacatgatctgctgagtggaatgagcaatctaatgagtacagagtatgggctgagagaaaattgaagaaagacgaaagtaatgagaagtagcagaaatgagaacagtgaaaaacttaatatcaggattaatTGTCATGACAGATgaggtaaggaggacatcaaaagcagactagcactgcaaaaaggggcagaagtctattagtatcaaacacaggctataatctgagaaagaaatttctaagaaagtacgtttggagcacagcggtccatggtagtgaaacatggactatggaaaaaccaaaacagaagagaatcaaagcatccgAGACGTGATGCTActtacgaatgttgaaaattaggtggactgataaggtaaggaatgaggaggttctacagagaattggagaggaaaggaatatgtggaaaacattgacaaaggaAAGGAttataagacatctgttaagacagctatggtactagagagagctgttgaaggcaaaaactgttgaggaagacagagattggaatacatccagcacataattgagaacgtaggctacatgtgctactctgagatgaagaggttggcacattggcacaggagaggaattcgtgactgggaaaaaaagaaagaaaaccaacGTTATTCTATACAATTGTTTTATGAATGTTAACTTATTTTTATAAACTATTGAGGGTTGTTGCCATTAACGCACTGGCTTGAAACAACTCCGGTACGTTTGCTTCGAAACCACATGGTTGCAATATGAACCATTTCATATATGTAAGAAAAATTCAGTAAATTAAACGATTTCGACTCTTTATGTCATTCACCGCGAAATGCGCCTCATTCATCGTTTGCAATTAAAGTATGTCATTAAAATTAATGTAAAGGCAGCCGAATGTAACTGTCTGTTTATAAGTACTTTAGGAGGCGTTCACTCATTCTTTAATCATTTTTACTCCAATCACGTACAACAGTATTCAATGAGCAATAGGCAGTCGGCAACTCCAGTCACCGTGTGACGTAACTACGCCACCCATAAGAAAAAGATAGTTATCACGATATTTACTAGTAAAATGTATGAATTGGACTTTAGGCTGATGTCCTAGTGAAAACAAATTTCACATAAATGTTACTGTTAGTAAGAACTGCCACAGCCAATGCTGCACGTAACGAGTACTCCTATTTTCAGAATCCGTGTGTGAACTTGAACCTGCTTGTGTTTGTTATGCGTCAGTAACATGGCGAACGCAGGCAGCTGATAAAGTGACAGTGAAGAGGCCCAGAAGCGTTCGCTTTCTGTTGATGGAATAATGTGTCACTACGTCACGGGGGCGTAACTGAAGCGGGTTTTCTGTGCCACTGTGTTTCACGTAAGTATATTTAAGTGTAAATAGCGCGTTGCCCAAGATTTGTACTTTATTTGCTAACACAGTGCTAATTGTCACTAATCACCTACTGTTAATTTCCACTATGATGATTTGTACACGTATTGTTAACCATTTTAATGTACCATGATGCAGACATTGTTTGATGTTCCATTAATTGATATGTGGTCTGTGTCTATGTAGTTTTACAGACCATCCCAATGGCTACTGAACCGAAAGAAGTAGCCATAGAAAATGCTACAACGAAGTCTGATACAAAGATTTGCGGTGTTTGTGGTGACAAAGCCTTAGGATACAATTTTGGTGCAGTTACCTGTGAATCGTGCAAAGCATTTTTCAGGAGAAACGCTCCGAAAAATAAGGTAAATTCGCAAGTTATTCCTTTATTGCTATGTAGTACAACTACTGTAACACAGTATGAAGCCTATGTCAGTATCCGTGTATAATAAATTACTGTAAGTACGTGAAAGTACAGAAAAAATAGTTCATGCTTCTTAGGTCTGTGTTGCAAAGCGTAATGTGGTTATTATGTAAACAGAGCGAATAACGTAATGTCTGTGCAAAATTCGATGTATAGAATAGTAAATTATAATGCTACATGAATAGAAATTTCATTGTCACTCATTTTCAGGAATTTAGATGCCCTTTTAATGAGAACTGCGAAATAACAATAGTCACAAGAAGGTTCTGTCAGCGCTGTAGATTaaagaaatgttttgcagttgGAATGAGGAAGGATTATATAATGTCAGAGGAAGATAAAGTAATGAAACGACAGAAGATAGAACAAAATAGAGCCCGGAAACGTCCATTCACTTCAAATCAAAATAAATTCAAACCAGAACCTTCTCAAGACTCGTTCGAGTATGTTGATCATGGTGTGTCATTGCTGTCTCCAGAGAGTTCGTCGCATTCGAAAGACGGTGGACCTGAGGGAAGCCCACCTCCCGCAAAGATGTGGATTGGCAGCCCATCTGATGAGAGGCTACAACTTTCACCTTTGAGGAGCCAGCATGTAGCTGAACCTTATCCATCCCCAAGTTCAGCAACAAGTGCATCTAGCCCCACATCACCTCCAGAAAATACTACTATTAATGGCTCAAGAACACCTGACATGCTTTGTGATTCAGAGAGCAGACATGCAGATAGCAATAGTGGTGTAGTGCATCAGTCCCCTCAATCTCACAGACTTTCGTCATCACAAGCAGTGTACAAAAACTCTTTGAAAAATATTGGAAGAAATAAGGAAATGCCATTGTTATCCTCTCTTATAAATAACCACAAGGTGGATGAACTACTGTCAAAACAATATGCAGCGTCCGCTCCAACcacagttacaccaaacaacaaaaATGTGAAGAGACGTGAGTCGAGTGAGTGGAGAGATCGAGAACAAGATCATTACCACGAACATGAAAAAATCTGGAAAGCGAGTGGAGCCTCATCAATATCAGAAGCTGCTAAAGAAATCTTACAGGATGTACAGAGGTAATATTTCTTATACctaaaacaaatatttacaattttagtgTTAAGTAAGTAGTTCTTTTTAGCGTTCTAAGCAGTCATGTAATTCAGTTGAAAACTCTATATTTCAGAGTACCAGGTATCCCAAATTCTTATCCATCATCAAATTCATATGCATCAATACTCAGTGAAGCGATTAAATTGGAATTTGAAGCCTATAGTTCACTGGCAAAGACCCACCAAAATTCTCGTGAACTTAATGATGCTGAAAGAGCCAAGCTAAATGAGCTcatagttgccaacaaggcactgcatGATCCACTGGATGATGATATTTCTGCTCTGGTGGGAGATGATTGCAGATTTAAGGTTAGTTTGAAGTTTTTTTTGTATCACCACATAACTTACATAAATTCTAcaagtattttttgttgttttattactGCAAGCATGTTAGTACCTTTGGTATTTCACATGGAATTTTCTGCTGCCTGTAAAAGATGGAAGCACCTGTTTAATAACTGTTACTTACACTTAAAGATGACTTTTCACAGACATCAATAACATTCTGATATTTGTTCAATATCTTGTTCCACAACAGGTGACTAACTTCTTAAAATTAAGATTTTacttatgtgtttgtatgttattGGTGGGGTTTTGCACACTTGGAAATCagataataaaaattaaatatcaaAGCCTACAAAGTAAACCAATCGGTGCTTCAGATACTGTTGCAACAATTTGCTGTTAACAATTATTGCTTTATCTTCATCCACATAAAGAAAGGATACCAGAAAATGTAGAAGTTTGAATTACACtgaaaaaattactaaaaattcTCCAAAATTGGATTTTACAGTTGAGTGAACAATAATAGATTTTGGAGATGActaaaaaagatttaaaatatcCAGTGTAGCAGGAAAAATACTCCAAAGGAACCAAAAGACCTAATTTTATTTTCCCATGAGATAGTCGAAGCTTAGAGagttattttggaaaaaaaatgtattactgGGACCAAACCTTTTTCTTTACATGACGTTCAGTGTAAtgctaaaatgtttatttatttttttccccaaaataaataacaaattagaAAGTATCTTTTTTTGTGCCTTGGTGGGTTTACTCAAAGAAGTTTGATGAATCTGATTATTCATTATATTTCAGAATAGGTACTTAATCCCCAAATACTCCAGAGACTGGACGAtcaaaatattgtaatttattttaaaaatgttagCAGTGTCATTTTGTAACATTGCAGTAAAAGTGTCATAACTTTCAAGCTTTAACAGATTATAAAATTAAAATGGAGAGGGATAAAATCTTAAAATTCGGTATGGTTACTTATATCTGTAGGCAAAAATAAATAAGCCAAGTTTCACCCAAATCTGAGATGGTGGATGGaaaattatcttattttatttacttgatcTCACTGCCTTAAACAATTTTTCTTTCACAAAAATCATTTTGGTGCAACACTATTATTACAGTATCATTAAAAGACATCCATCATGCCGCAAGCCCGAGACAAAATAATCGCTACACTGTCATTGCACACACTGCAGGCACCTGCTGCTGACTTCCGGACCAAAAGTGCTGCTATGCTTCTTTGCTGCACTCCTTTCAATATGATCAGAAAACTGATTCCAGGATCACAACATGCTATCATGTGTCATGCACATCACCATGTCCTTGTTTCAGTCTCCCTGGAAAACTGAGCTAGCATACCCTCATGATCAGTGAGATGTTGAATTCGGAAGAATGATAAGATATTACTATCATGCACTATAGATGTTTGGACATGATACTCCTCCAAAAGCCCCACACTATTGTCGTGTGACAAGGTGTTGTAGTTATCCCCTTACATTATTAACCACTATTCTGAATCCTCTAAGCTGTCCTTGATTGCATGGTATGCATTAATTGTGAGCAATGTTTTGGTAACCTTTTTAAAGAGATGTGTTTGAGTAATTTCTTCCATCTTCTTGAGCAATTTACAATACAATTTTGTTCCCTCATAGAAAATGCTGTTTAGAGCTTTTCGGTTGTTTTTCCCTGCTAACTGTAAATCCAAACTGGCTTTAGTCAGTGATTATGTATAGAATTATTAGTAAAGTACTTAATAATGTTTTCCCTGATATGTACAACTCACTTAGTGCTGTAAAgataaccaactgagctacccaagcacgactcacgccccatcctcacagctttaattcagccagtacctcatcacccaccttccaaacttaacagaagctctcctgcgaaccttgcagaactagtactcctgaaagaaaggatattgcagagacatggcttagccacagccttggggatgtttccagaatgagatttccactctgcagtggagtgtgtgctgtgaggacggggtgtgagtcgtgcttgggtagctcagttggtagagcacttgccctcgaaaggcaaaggtcccgagttagagtctcggtccgacacactgtcttaatctgccaggaagtttcatatcagcgcacactccgctgcagagtggaaatctcattcaggAGTTCTGATGTTTTATCAATTAATGTGACATTGCTGCCATCAGCAAAGAAAACCTTTTCTTCGTATCTTATACTGTCTGGAAAATAAGTGATGTATGTTAAAAACAGAACTGCACCAAAAACAGTATCCTGAGGAAGACCTATTTTTATATGTTTATTGTCTGACAGTTGATTTACTAAAAATTTGTCAGCAACAA
Coding sequences within:
- the LOC124788326 gene encoding nuclear hormone receptor HR96, which gives rise to MATEPKEVAIENATTKSDTKICGVCGDKALGYNFGAVTCESCKAFFRRNAPKNKEFRCPFNENCEITIVTRRFCQRCRLKKCFAVGMRKDYIMSEEDKVMKRQKIEQNRARKRPFTSNQNKFKPEPSQDSFEYVDHGVSLLSPESSSHSKDGGPEGSPPPAKMWIGSPSDERLQLSPLRSQHVAEPYPSPSSATSASSPTSPPENTTINGSRTPDMLCDSESRHADSNSGVVHQSPQSHRLSSSQAVYKNSLKNIGRNKEMPLLSSLINNHKVDELLSKQYAASAPTTVTPNNKNVKRRESSEWRDREQDHYHEHEKIWKASGASSISEAAKEILQDVQRVPGIPNSYPSSNSYASILSEAIKLEFEAYSSLAKTHQNSRELNDAERAKLNELIVANKALHDPLDDDISALVGDDCRFKASVNEAPVLLDVINLTAVAIRRLIKTAKKINAFKNMCQEDQVALLKGGCTEILMLRSAMSYDPDNHIWKIPHSKEAFNVKVDVLKEANGNIYEEHQRFLRTFDPEWRTDENIMLILSAITLFTPDRPRVVHDDVIRLEQNSYYYLLRRYLESQYPGCEARSTFLKLIQKIAELHRLNDELVRVYLDVNPRDVEPLLIEIFDLKPH